The following proteins are encoded in a genomic region of Montipora foliosa isolate CH-2021 chromosome 8, ASM3666993v2, whole genome shotgun sequence:
- the LOC137967542 gene encoding protein lin-41-like, translated as MSWMRDKERLSRILLEELKCPICLDEFVEPKSLSCSHTVCRECLSNMVQGVEFSGYYFVRCPTCRLRTDIDFPGGIDNLPTNHIVTSLISGNNRANEIKELEDRITRDRQALSVRKELITEMVDRRSEGLSHQRKKVEGDIRQHAQKIVQMVQDSEKSLIQELNTRVASQQRELRQKREVLEKMTSCANEILKGIEEKVNTLPTRKLIEEKSSILSQLVDIDAIELAMGIPEVVTIALISNISENNFELLTALGRIEMSDAQDQSALGQVVPDYSNDNVQTSAFGSSGNGKGQFMLPWGVAVRDDGCIAVADHINNRIQVFDNQGVFLQAFPDSETETVRLPTGIDFDLDHNLVTFDRQNREIKVLDSMGRLIRKISKDGDLSDMVEGLSIDSEGRIIVTDASTEQILVYHHSGHLSLKFGATGKNKLGRPSCAVFNRGRFIVSDTFNHCLKVFNRHGIYLQQIGRPGKEAGQFRHPRGLAVDASNNLLVCDSGNCRVQVLDSDGNFIRSFGKRGHEVGNFCMPYSIAIGKQSEVIVSDCSNDRLQIFKFPFL; from the coding sequence ATGAGTTGGATGCGAGATAAAGAGCGTTTGTCGCGAATATTGCTGGAAGAACTCAAATGCCCGATCTGTCTCGACGAATTCGTGGAGCCAAAGAGCTTGTCATGTTCCCACACAGTGTGTAGAGAATGCTTATCAAATATGGTACAAGGTGTGGAATTCAGTGGTTACTATTTTGTACGGTGTCCCACCTGTCGCCTCCGCACTGACATTGATTTTCCGGGGGGGATCGACAACCTGCCAACAAACCACATTGTGACAAGCTTGATCTCTGGGAATAACAGAGCCAATGAGATCAAGGAGCTTGAAGATCGCATCACGAGGGACAGGCAGGCTTTAAGCGTGAGGAAGGAGTTAATAACAGAGATGGTAGACAGACGGTCAGAGGGTCTGAGCCACCAAAGAAAGAAAGTCGAGGGCGATATCAGACAGCACGCACAGAAAATTGTGCAAATGGTGCAAGACAGTGAGAAAAGCCTTATACAGGAGTTGAATACGAGAGTGGCCAGTCAGCAGCGGGAATTGAGACAAAAACGAGAAGTATTGGAAAAAATGACGAGTTGCGCAAATGAAATTCTCAAAGGCATTGAAGAGAAGGTCAACACCTTGCCCACAAGAAAATTAATCGAGGAGAAAAGTTCCATTTTGTCACAGCTTGTAGATATTGATGCTATAGAACTGGCAATGGGAATACCAGAAGTGGTAACCATTGCATTAATTTCAAATATCAGTGAAAATAATTTTGAGCTCTTAACAGCACTGGGGAGAATAGAAATGAGCGATGCTCAAGACCAATCCGCTTTGGGTCAGGTAGTTCCAGATTATTCAAACGATAATGTACAAACCAGTGCTTTTGGTTCAAGTGGCAATGGCAAAGGGCAATTTATGCTCCCATGGGGTGTGGCTGTTCGCGATGATGGCTGCATAGCAGTGGCTGACCATATAAACAACCGCATACAAGTGTTTGACAATCAAGGTGTCTTTCTACAAGCTTTTCCCGACAGTGAGACTGAGACCGTTAGACTTCCAACTGGAATTGATTTTGACCTCGATCACAACTTGGTCACCTTTGATCGGCAGAACCGGGAGATTAAAGTTCTGGACTCCATGGGGCGGTTAATCAGGAAGATAAGCAAAGATGGAGACTTGAGTGACATGGTGGAGGGGTTATCAATTGACTCCGAGGGGCGGATCATTGTAACTGATGCTTCCACTGAACAAATTTTGGTGTACCACCACAGTGGACATTTGAGCCTTAAGTTTGGAGCAACTGGAAAAAACAAGTTGGGACGACCATCATGTGCAGTGTTTAACCGTGGTCGCTTTATTGTATCTGACACTTTCAACCACTGCCTCAAGGTGTTCAATCGTCATGGCATCTACCTACAACAGATTGGCAGACCCGGTAAAGAGGCTGGGCAATTTCGTCATCCAAGAGGTCTGGCAGTGGATGCATCAAATAACCTCCTAGTTTGTGATTCAGGAAACTGTCGAGTTCAAGTGCTTGACTCTGATGGAAACTTCATCAGGAGTTTTGGCAAGCGAGGTCATGAAGTAGGCAACTTTTGCATGCCATACTCCATTGCCATTGGCAAGCAGAGTGAAGTCATAGTGTCCGATTGCAGCAACGATCGCTTGCAGATCTTCAAATTTCCCTTCCTGTAA